In Corynebacterium endometrii, one DNA window encodes the following:
- a CDS encoding DNA-3-methyladenine glycosylase I, which produces MNTQKNTFKNHQAASSATMASPTRTPGAGPVVCEDGLARTPWAAGSAQLRDYYDNEWGIPVHDEAGLFERICLESFQAGLSWALILRKREAFRTLFHGFDPDQVAGMTETEIDMLSANPAIIRNRRKVEAAVTNARATVALREEGGLDELIWSFIPDATPTPSVVEEVPTHSPESAALSRALKKAGFVFVGPTTCYALMEAIGMVDTHLMGSYRRGCSGLWPE; this is translated from the coding sequence ATGAATACTCAAAAGAACACTTTCAAGAACCATCAAGCCGCCTCCTCCGCCACCATGGCTTCGCCGACGCGGACTCCCGGCGCGGGCCCGGTGGTCTGCGAGGACGGATTAGCACGCACCCCATGGGCGGCCGGCTCGGCCCAGTTGCGCGACTATTATGACAACGAATGGGGAATTCCCGTACACGATGAGGCGGGGCTCTTTGAACGCATTTGCTTGGAATCGTTCCAAGCCGGGCTGTCTTGGGCCCTAATCCTGCGCAAGCGGGAGGCGTTCCGCACACTTTTTCATGGGTTCGATCCAGACCAGGTGGCCGGGATGACGGAAACCGAGATAGACATGCTTTCCGCCAATCCGGCTATCATCCGCAATCGCCGGAAGGTCGAGGCGGCCGTGACCAACGCACGGGCAACCGTCGCGTTGCGCGAGGAGGGCGGGCTCGATGAACTCATTTGGTCGTTTATCCCCGATGCCACACCCACGCCCTCCGTGGTCGAAGAAGTCCCCACACATTCGCCCGAATCCGCCGCGCTATCCCGCGCGCTCAAAAAGGCCGGGTTTGTATTCGTTGGCCCCACCACATGCTACGCACTCATGGAGGCCATCGGCATGGTGGATACCCATTTGATGGGCTCTTACCGCCGGGGATGTTCGGGGCTATGGCCGGAGTAG
- a CDS encoding methylated-DNA--[protein]-cysteine S-methyltransferase encodes MQLHKTLSTPLGPLTLYASAGGLTRLAFGGPTDGAGGGKTSEGQALAILEQAATELDEYFARHRRSFSVPIDSAVARRFFGPTFQGRARTALIEIPYGQLWSYGKLAGAAGNAKAVRAAGNACATNPLPIIIPCHRVVKANAQLGNYLGGQAAKEYLIRLEKQAQLSPIGNQTDTNSV; translated from the coding sequence ATGCAACTGCATAAGACGCTAAGCACTCCCTTGGGCCCACTGACCCTTTATGCAAGCGCCGGCGGTTTGACCCGGCTGGCATTCGGCGGTCCCACCGATGGGGCGGGCGGCGGCAAGACATCGGAAGGCCAAGCGCTGGCGATTCTTGAGCAGGCTGCCACGGAGCTAGACGAGTACTTCGCGCGCCACCGCCGCAGTTTTTCAGTGCCGATTGACTCCGCGGTCGCCCGGCGTTTCTTTGGGCCCACGTTTCAGGGGCGCGCCCGGACGGCCCTCATTGAAATCCCCTATGGCCAGCTGTGGTCCTATGGCAAACTAGCGGGCGCGGCCGGCAACGCTAAGGCCGTTCGCGCCGCGGGCAATGCCTGCGCGACCAACCCGCTGCCCATCATCATTCCGTGCCACCGGGTGGTAAAAGCCAACGCTCAGTTGGGTAACTACCTTGGCGGTCAAGCAGCCAAGGAATACCTCATCCGCTTGGAAAAACAGGCGCAGTTGAGCCCCATCGGGAACCAAACGGACACCAATTCTGTCTAA
- a CDS encoding DoxX family protein, whose product MNRPAVRDAALLLFRVVLGVVFLFHGVHKLFIAGMDATVSQFTTMGVPEPQLSAYVTVAAETVGGGMLIVGLLTTFVAGAMSLMMAGALYFAHLPNGFFVDEGGMEYVLVLIASLLMIVVFGAGRASLDEVLSRVEA is encoded by the coding sequence ATGAATAGACCCGCCGTTCGTGATGCCGCGCTGCTGCTTTTCCGCGTCGTATTAGGAGTGGTCTTTTTGTTCCACGGCGTGCACAAGCTCTTCATCGCCGGAATGGACGCCACAGTCAGCCAATTCACCACAATGGGCGTGCCCGAGCCGCAACTGTCAGCCTACGTTACGGTGGCGGCTGAGACCGTGGGCGGTGGCATGCTCATCGTGGGGTTGCTGACCACCTTTGTGGCTGGCGCTATGTCCCTGATGATGGCCGGCGCGCTGTACTTTGCGCACTTGCCCAATGGATTCTTCGTGGATGAGGGCGGCATGGAGTACGTCCTGGTGCTTATCGCATCGCTACTGATGATCGTGGTCTTTGGAGCCGGCCGCGCAAGTTTGGATGAGGTGCTCTCACGTGTTGAAGCATGA
- a CDS encoding zf-HC2 domain-containing protein codes for MLKHDDVQAALSARFDGESYALSDDVIDAHVANCPECASFRDNALALSRALNPQRTQTSFAPPKDLSEVILAGVEPEWRRTSQARQSSLAIGRVLAAVLGIFFTIWAAALVVRASGLVPTVGNGEILGLQADPERALMLIEGAAWRLGLASGMFFVSWKPSNVSGMLPIACTMLAFLFGFTVRDLALGHGDAGQVYLLVAMFTATAVLSFIWAADKGYLLRRAWKDLGASPH; via the coding sequence GTGTTGAAGCATGATGATGTCCAGGCCGCCCTATCGGCCCGATTCGACGGCGAAAGCTACGCGCTTTCCGACGATGTCATCGACGCGCACGTAGCCAATTGCCCGGAATGCGCGAGCTTCCGCGATAATGCGCTAGCCCTATCCCGGGCGCTCAACCCGCAGCGCACCCAGACCTCGTTCGCCCCGCCCAAGGATCTCTCGGAGGTCATCCTTGCCGGGGTGGAACCGGAGTGGCGGCGCACTTCGCAGGCGCGTCAATCCTCGTTGGCCATAGGGCGCGTGCTGGCGGCGGTACTGGGTATCTTCTTCACCATCTGGGCGGCTGCCCTCGTGGTCCGCGCATCCGGGCTGGTGCCTACAGTGGGGAACGGGGAAATACTCGGCCTGCAGGCCGACCCTGAACGGGCTTTAATGCTCATCGAAGGCGCCGCGTGGCGCTTGGGGCTTGCTTCCGGGATGTTCTTCGTGTCCTGGAAACCATCGAACGTTAGCGGCATGCTGCCCATCGCCTGCACAATGCTGGCTTTCCTGTTTGGCTTTACGGTCCGTGATTTAGCTTTGGGCCATGGGGATGCAGGCCAGGTCTACCTGCTGGTTGCCATGTTCACGGCAACCGCAGTCCTATCATTTATCTGGGCCGCCGATAAAGGCTATTTGCTGCGCAGGGCTTGGAAGGATTTGGGGGCCAGTCCCCATTAG
- a CDS encoding dolichyl-phosphate-mannose--protein mannosyltransferase, protein MRLFAARSPRGARGRFRPAAPLPYEWTRADTVSTAVVAVLALITRFISLPHPSSGGTPIFDEKHYVPQAWDMVKSWDNFFLPGIESNPAYGLVVHPPLAKQLIALSEMVFGYTPLGWRFMTATFGVATVLLTMALVRTIAGSWQVATFAGLIAVFDGVLLVSSKFGMLDIFQVAFVVAAAWALARDHNQMRERLHRAWQTGTMGNHAFGPRFGFRWWRFAAGILLGLALAVKWSGLYYMAFFGLMSVFSDLALRRRYGVWRYVVGTLVRDTPAALASIVAIPVAVYAWTWRSWFASETAVYRHAQSDGTIPDTSLLHHLPETLANWIYYHSSVLEFHASLTTSAGHSHPWESKPWAWLVSARPILYYSNTDLQCGSGTCRQMLFLFGTPIIWWAVIPAVLWGAWCLIIRKDRRFLIPVIGFLAGFLPWLAGYDRQMYFFYAAAFIPFVIALISLTLGQLSGAGKAITWRPLAELGGKRMTWGTFAVVCYLAAVIAMFVYFSPILYGFTISDSWYQSMMWLPSWR, encoded by the coding sequence ATGCGCCTTTTCGCTGCGCGCTCCCCGCGGGGGGCTCGCGGGCGGTTCCGCCCTGCCGCCCCGCTGCCTTACGAATGGACCCGGGCGGATACCGTCTCCACTGCAGTCGTGGCCGTGCTTGCGCTCATTACGCGCTTTATTTCCTTGCCCCACCCATCCTCCGGCGGCACGCCCATATTCGATGAAAAGCATTACGTTCCGCAGGCGTGGGACATGGTCAAAAGTTGGGACAATTTTTTCCTGCCCGGCATCGAATCCAATCCGGCCTACGGCCTGGTGGTCCACCCGCCGTTAGCTAAGCAATTAATCGCGCTATCCGAAATGGTTTTTGGCTACACCCCTCTGGGGTGGCGCTTTATGACCGCCACCTTTGGGGTGGCCACGGTGCTGCTCACGATGGCGCTGGTGCGCACCATAGCAGGATCCTGGCAGGTGGCTACCTTTGCCGGCCTCATAGCCGTGTTTGACGGCGTGCTTTTAGTCTCCTCTAAATTCGGCATGCTGGACATTTTCCAGGTGGCCTTCGTCGTAGCCGCCGCATGGGCCCTGGCGCGCGATCACAATCAGATGCGCGAGCGCCTCCACCGCGCGTGGCAAACGGGCACTATGGGCAACCATGCCTTTGGCCCGCGCTTCGGGTTCCGCTGGTGGCGCTTTGCCGCAGGCATCCTTCTGGGACTAGCCCTCGCCGTGAAGTGGTCCGGCCTGTACTACATGGCGTTTTTTGGCCTCATGAGCGTGTTTTCCGATTTGGCGCTGCGCCGCCGCTATGGTGTATGGCGCTACGTGGTTGGAACCTTGGTACGCGATACCCCCGCCGCTTTGGCTTCCATCGTGGCGATACCGGTGGCAGTGTACGCGTGGACTTGGCGTTCGTGGTTCGCCAGTGAAACCGCCGTCTACCGGCATGCGCAGTCCGATGGAACCATCCCAGATACCTCTCTGCTCCATCACCTCCCCGAAACGCTCGCCAACTGGATCTACTACCATTCATCCGTGTTGGAATTCCACGCGTCCCTGACCACCTCTGCGGGCCATTCGCACCCCTGGGAGTCAAAGCCATGGGCGTGGTTGGTGTCAGCGCGGCCCATCCTCTACTACTCCAACACCGATCTTCAATGCGGCTCAGGCACCTGCCGGCAAATGCTTTTTCTCTTCGGCACCCCGATCATCTGGTGGGCCGTCATCCCGGCCGTGCTGTGGGGCGCGTGGTGCCTGATAATCCGCAAGGACCGCCGCTTCCTCATCCCAGTAATCGGATTCCTCGCGGGATTCCTGCCGTGGTTGGCCGGCTACGACCGCCAAATGTATTTCTTCTACGCGGCCGCTTTCATCCCATTTGTCATTGCGCTTATCTCCCTGACACTGGGGCAACTCTCAGGGGCCGGGAAAGCCATCACGTGGAGGCCGTTGGCCGAGTTGGGTGGCAAGCGAATGACCTGGGGAACCTTTGCCGTGGTGTGTTATCTGGCCGCGGTGATCGCCATGTTTGTCTACTTCTCACCGATCCTGTACGGCTTTACCATTAGCGACAGCTGGTACCAGTCGATGATGTGGCTGCCGTCCTGGCGTTAG
- the rsmI gene encoding 16S rRNA (cytidine(1402)-2'-O)-methyltransferase has product MSFSFALDQSLDPLPRGVILAATPLGNVGDASARLIHALGRADVIAAEDTRRVRTLAQALGVDIRGKVVSNFDHNESQRTQSLLDAARSGTVLVVTDAGMPIVSDPGHSIVAAAAEAGVPVTCFPGPSAVPTALALSGLGVGHFIFDGFAPRKSGPRKAWLESLRTEERAVVFFESPHRIAETLELAAELLGGERQAAVCRELTKTYEEVKRGTLAELAAWASSGVRGEITVVLDGGAPGAEDVESLLPKVFELVDGGMRLKDACKHAAAGTQVSNRELYAAALEQR; this is encoded by the coding sequence ATGAGTTTCTCCTTCGCTTTGGACCAGTCCCTCGACCCGCTACCCCGGGGTGTCATTCTGGCGGCAACCCCACTGGGAAACGTTGGTGATGCGTCCGCCCGCCTGATACACGCCCTAGGCCGCGCGGATGTCATTGCGGCGGAGGATACGCGCCGGGTCCGCACCCTCGCCCAAGCCCTGGGCGTGGACATCCGGGGCAAGGTAGTCTCCAACTTCGACCATAACGAATCCCAGCGCACCCAATCCTTGCTCGATGCCGCCCGTTCCGGCACGGTGCTGGTGGTCACGGATGCGGGCATGCCCATAGTCTCCGATCCCGGACATTCCATCGTGGCGGCCGCGGCGGAGGCCGGCGTGCCCGTCACCTGCTTCCCCGGCCCATCCGCGGTACCTACCGCGCTGGCCCTGTCCGGGCTCGGGGTTGGTCACTTCATCTTTGATGGGTTTGCCCCGCGCAAAAGTGGTCCGCGAAAGGCGTGGTTAGAGTCCCTGCGCACCGAGGAACGAGCCGTGGTCTTCTTCGAGTCCCCGCACCGCATCGCGGAAACCCTAGAGCTTGCCGCGGAGCTCCTGGGTGGTGAGCGCCAGGCTGCGGTCTGCCGCGAACTGACAAAAACCTATGAGGAGGTAAAACGCGGCACTCTGGCCGAGCTTGCCGCCTGGGCGTCTAGCGGCGTCCGCGGCGAAATCACCGTTGTACTCGACGGCGGCGCGCCGGGGGCAGAAGATGTTGAGTCCCTGCTGCCTAAGGTCTTCGAATTAGTCGATGGCGGCATGCGTTTGAAGGATGCCTGCAAGCACGCGGCGGCGGGCACTCAGGTATCCAACCGTGAGCTCTACGCCGCGGCCCTGGAACAGCGCTAG
- a CDS encoding metallophosphoesterase family protein, with the protein MPRTLWAVSDLHVNFPDNRAMVDALRPRTSGDWLIVAGDVADSVPDVVRTMRALRGRFATVIWAPGNHELYSRRGDRLKGKSKYRELVGHMRALGVSTPEDPFPVFSGVTVCPLFTLYDYSFRPLGLSASQAVARATVRLDDELTIAPYVDVIEWCRERVEYTAARLAGTSGPTILVNHWPLIEEPTRRLKQRDLALWCGTRETRMWPVKYQALAVIHGHLHIPLITSQDGIPHIEVSLGYPFERQRAGGRPALAGRQWPYPVVVEQ; encoded by the coding sequence CTGCCTAGGACCCTGTGGGCTGTCAGCGACCTGCACGTTAACTTTCCGGACAACCGTGCCATGGTGGATGCCCTGCGCCCGCGGACTTCGGGGGACTGGCTGATTGTGGCGGGGGATGTGGCGGACTCCGTGCCGGACGTGGTGCGCACTATGCGCGCTTTGCGCGGGAGGTTTGCTACCGTCATTTGGGCCCCGGGCAATCATGAACTCTATAGCCGTCGCGGGGACAGGTTGAAGGGCAAGTCTAAATACCGCGAGCTGGTAGGTCACATGCGCGCGCTGGGCGTGTCCACACCGGAGGACCCGTTTCCGGTCTTTAGTGGGGTAACCGTATGCCCGTTGTTCACGCTGTATGATTACTCTTTTCGGCCGCTGGGGTTAAGCGCCTCCCAGGCGGTGGCCCGGGCCACGGTACGGCTGGATGACGAGTTGACGATTGCCCCGTACGTGGACGTTATCGAATGGTGCCGCGAGCGAGTGGAATACACGGCCGCGCGCCTGGCAGGAACTAGTGGCCCCACGATTCTGGTCAATCACTGGCCGCTGATTGAAGAACCCACGCGCCGGCTGAAACAACGGGACCTAGCCCTGTGGTGCGGAACCCGTGAGACCAGGATGTGGCCGGTCAAGTACCAGGCGCTGGCGGTCATCCATGGGCACCTGCACATCCCTCTCATCACCAGCCAGGACGGTATTCCCCACATCGAGGTCTCACTGGGGTACCCATTCGAGCGGCAACGTGCGGGTGGCCGCCCCGCCCTGGCCGGGCGGCAGTGGCCGTATCCGGTTGTAGTAGAGCAGTAG
- the metG gene encoding methionine--tRNA ligase: MTEHVVVNVAWPYANGPRHIGHVAGFGVPSDVFARFQRMRGRNVLMVSGTDEHGTPLLVQADKEGVTVRELADRYNRQIVTDLAGLGLTYDLFTRTTTRNHYAVVQELFKGLYENGYMIKETQQGAVSPSTGRTLPDRYIEGTCPICGADGARGDQCDDCGNQLDPIDLINPVSKINGETPKFIETEHFLLDLPSVAEALAEWLKTREDWRPNVLKFSQNLLENVRPRAMTRDIDWGVPVPIEGWADNDAKKLYVWFDAVVGYLSASIEWAYRSGKPDAWKEFWQGGNARHYYFQGKDNITFHSQIWPGQLLGYAGKGAKGGEHHLYGELDLPTEIVSSEYLTMSGSKFSSSKGVVIYVKDFLAEYGPDALRYFIAVAGPENNDTDFTWDEFVRRINNELANGWGNLVNRTVSMAHKNFGEVPTPGELQEADKRILALAEESFEKVAANLEQSKFKNAIAAAMHVVGEANAYIAEMEPWKLAKDDSQRERLATVLWTALQVVSDCNVMLTPFLPFTAQKVHETLGRTGVWAAEPQIEEVVDDMPVELIGVGLPEEGHPYPIITGDYTQQQATWSRVDVVPGTALSKPKPLVQKLDPELAETGPEWAPVQK, from the coding sequence ATGACTGAGCATGTTGTAGTGAATGTTGCCTGGCCGTACGCGAACGGCCCACGCCACATCGGCCACGTTGCCGGCTTCGGCGTTCCTTCTGACGTTTTCGCCCGCTTCCAGCGAATGCGTGGCCGTAACGTGCTCATGGTGTCCGGAACTGATGAGCACGGCACCCCGCTTCTGGTTCAGGCCGATAAGGAAGGCGTCACCGTCCGCGAGCTGGCTGACCGCTACAACCGCCAGATTGTGACCGATCTGGCCGGCCTGGGCCTGACCTATGACCTGTTTACCCGCACTACCACGCGTAACCACTACGCCGTGGTGCAGGAATTGTTCAAGGGCCTGTACGAAAACGGCTACATGATAAAAGAGACCCAGCAGGGAGCGGTGTCCCCATCTACCGGCCGCACCCTTCCTGACCGCTACATCGAGGGAACCTGCCCAATCTGCGGCGCTGACGGTGCTCGCGGCGATCAGTGCGACGATTGCGGTAACCAGTTGGATCCTATCGATCTCATCAACCCGGTCTCCAAGATTAACGGTGAGACTCCTAAGTTCATTGAAACTGAGCACTTTCTACTCGACCTGCCTTCGGTTGCCGAGGCGCTGGCGGAGTGGCTGAAAACCCGTGAGGATTGGCGCCCAAACGTGCTGAAGTTCTCCCAGAATCTGCTGGAAAATGTGCGTCCGCGCGCCATGACCCGTGACATCGACTGGGGCGTGCCCGTCCCAATCGAGGGGTGGGCGGACAATGACGCCAAGAAACTCTACGTGTGGTTCGATGCGGTGGTTGGTTACCTCTCCGCCTCCATTGAGTGGGCATACCGCTCCGGCAAGCCCGACGCCTGGAAGGAATTCTGGCAGGGCGGCAACGCCCGCCACTACTACTTCCAGGGCAAGGACAACATCACGTTCCACTCCCAGATCTGGCCGGGACAGTTGCTGGGTTACGCGGGCAAGGGCGCTAAGGGCGGCGAGCACCACCTTTATGGTGAATTAGACTTGCCAACTGAGATTGTTTCCTCCGAATACCTGACCATGTCTGGCTCTAAGTTTTCCTCGTCCAAGGGCGTTGTCATCTACGTCAAGGACTTCCTTGCGGAGTATGGCCCGGACGCGCTGCGTTACTTCATCGCGGTGGCGGGGCCTGAAAACAATGACACGGACTTTACCTGGGATGAGTTTGTCCGCCGTATCAACAACGAGCTGGCCAACGGCTGGGGCAACCTGGTCAACCGCACTGTTTCCATGGCACACAAGAACTTCGGTGAGGTGCCTACCCCGGGTGAGCTGCAAGAGGCAGACAAGAGGATTCTTGCCTTGGCGGAAGAAAGCTTCGAGAAGGTAGCGGCAAATCTGGAGCAGTCCAAGTTCAAAAATGCGATCGCCGCCGCTATGCATGTGGTGGGCGAGGCCAACGCCTACATCGCTGAGATGGAGCCGTGGAAGTTGGCCAAGGATGATTCCCAGCGTGAGCGCCTAGCCACCGTTTTGTGGACCGCGCTGCAGGTGGTTTCTGACTGCAACGTGATGCTCACCCCGTTCCTGCCGTTTACCGCGCAGAAGGTGCATGAGACCCTGGGGCGCACCGGGGTCTGGGCAGCGGAGCCGCAGATCGAAGAGGTCGTGGATGACATGCCGGTAGAGCTAATCGGCGTGGGCCTACCCGAAGAGGGCCACCCTTACCCAATCATCACCGGTGATTACACCCAGCAGCAGGCGACCTGGTCCCGCGTGGACGTTGTCCCCGGCACTGCTTTGTCCAAGCCAAAGCCGCTGGTGCAAAAGCTCGACCCTGAGCTAGCCGAGACGGGCCCCGAATGGGCCCCGGTCCAGAAATAA
- a CDS encoding GNAT family N-acetyltransferase → MPEVIIRPATHADAPAMAEIYNWGSGQPDSNLVTWEVDAQERVEWMDSLAKDGYPVFVAEQADADGDKGKILGFAAYFQFVTPAIYYGTAEDTIYISPDAQGKGVGSLLMEAVIDHAAGNDYVQTMITYIVDTNAASLALHKKFDFVETGRMPNIHTKQGKRLGLVHLQRDFPRHAL, encoded by the coding sequence ATGCCAGAAGTAATCATTCGCCCGGCCACCCACGCAGACGCCCCCGCCATGGCGGAGATCTATAACTGGGGCTCCGGCCAGCCGGATTCCAACCTCGTGACTTGGGAGGTGGATGCCCAAGAGCGCGTTGAGTGGATGGACTCACTGGCCAAGGACGGCTATCCGGTGTTCGTAGCCGAGCAGGCCGATGCCGACGGTGATAAGGGCAAGATCCTAGGTTTTGCCGCGTATTTTCAATTTGTCACCCCGGCCATCTACTACGGCACTGCGGAGGACACCATCTACATCTCCCCCGACGCGCAAGGCAAGGGCGTGGGCTCCCTCCTCATGGAGGCCGTTATTGATCACGCAGCTGGCAACGATTACGTCCAGACCATGATCACCTACATCGTGGACACGAACGCCGCCTCCTTGGCCCTGCACAAGAAGTTCGACTTCGTGGAAACCGGGCGCATGCCCAATATCCACACCAAGCAGGGAAAACGCCTAGGCCTGGTTCACCTGCAGCGCGACTTCCCGCGCCACGCCCTGTAG
- a CDS encoding GNAT family N-acetyltransferase codes for MRIREATIDDVPAMTDILNWAISETNAIFRAHTATVEEREGFFHRLDSGGYPQLVAVDDADTVLGFAHYKPLGDPVVWIGSMENTVYISPDAHGQGAGYALMKELIERARRDERCHTMVAKIVDDNEPSLRLHYKLGFELKGVLQEVSRKFGEWVNLAYLQLAC; via the coding sequence ATGCGTATTCGCGAAGCAACCATCGATGATGTTCCCGCTATGACGGACATCCTTAATTGGGCGATTTCCGAGACTAACGCGATCTTCCGAGCCCACACGGCCACCGTCGAGGAGCGCGAGGGGTTTTTCCATCGCCTCGATAGCGGCGGCTACCCTCAGCTGGTGGCGGTAGATGATGCGGATACAGTCCTAGGCTTTGCCCATTACAAGCCGCTGGGAGATCCCGTGGTGTGGATTGGCAGCATGGAAAACACGGTGTACATCTCCCCCGACGCCCACGGCCAGGGTGCGGGGTACGCGTTGATGAAAGAACTCATCGAGCGGGCCCGGCGCGATGAGCGCTGCCACACCATGGTGGCCAAGATTGTAGATGACAACGAGCCTTCCCTCAGACTCCATTACAAGCTGGGGTTTGAACTCAAGGGTGTGCTTCAAGAGGTCAGCCGGAAGTTCGGCGAGTGGGTCAACCTGGCCTACCTTCAGCTTGCCTGCTAG
- a CDS encoding TatD family hydrolase, with product MSKKKPRPVPVPAGTIPNLVDAHTHLASCKATTQGDVTALMERAAAAGVSKLCTVGDGLEEAQQALEAAHMDERIYAACAIHPTRAHELDAAARARLSEMAADPRCVAIGETGIDTYWIKHEPERTAPLDVQEEALRWHIDLAVETGKALMIHNREGDEELMRILADAPVPRVTMLHCFSSPLDVAKEALERGYVLSFAGNVTFKRNDELRLAAGLAPAGQLLIETDAPYMTPEPFRGARNEPALIGHTAQCVAEARGMAVEELAQEVSATFDKVYGLS from the coding sequence ATGTCAAAGAAAAAGCCACGCCCCGTCCCCGTCCCAGCCGGAACCATCCCCAACCTGGTGGACGCGCACACGCATCTCGCCTCGTGCAAGGCCACCACGCAGGGGGATGTCACCGCATTGATGGAGCGGGCCGCGGCCGCTGGGGTTTCCAAACTTTGCACCGTGGGAGATGGCCTGGAGGAGGCCCAACAGGCGCTGGAGGCAGCGCACATGGATGAGCGCATCTACGCCGCGTGCGCCATCCACCCAACCCGCGCGCACGAGCTGGATGCGGCGGCCCGCGCCCGCTTGAGCGAGATGGCAGCGGACCCCCGCTGCGTGGCCATCGGTGAAACCGGTATTGATACGTATTGGATTAAGCACGAACCGGAGCGAACCGCACCCCTAGACGTACAGGAAGAGGCGCTGCGGTGGCACATCGATCTTGCGGTGGAGACGGGCAAGGCGCTGATGATTCACAACCGCGAGGGCGATGAGGAACTCATGCGCATCTTGGCGGACGCGCCGGTACCACGAGTGACGATGCTGCACTGCTTCTCATCCCCATTGGATGTGGCCAAGGAGGCGCTGGAGCGCGGATACGTTCTGTCTTTCGCGGGCAACGTGACCTTCAAGCGCAATGATGAACTGCGGCTAGCGGCGGGTTTGGCGCCGGCCGGCCAGCTGCTCATCGAGACCGATGCGCCGTACATGACGCCGGAACCTTTCCGCGGGGCGCGCAATGAACCCGCGCTTATCGGGCATACGGCGCAGTGTGTCGCGGAGGCCCGCGGCATGGCCGTCGAGGAACTCGCGCAGGAGGTCTCCGCCACCTTCGATAAGGTTTACGGGCTGAGCTAA
- a CDS encoding resuscitation-promoting factor gives MSTSNQIKRINNTRSMPLRLATGGVLGTLAVGGVVAAGTHKDITLDLNGEKTQLSSFSGSVGDVLAAAGVDINPDDLVYPAPSEDVADGETVTVRTAKPVAVVIDGVETQLSSTALTVQDLVGSLGDVAPGASVTDAEGNEVDSERVTEGMELQITSPKIISVVDGGKATFTKIAAQTVGDVLEARGVELGAHDVVTPAVETPTAEGMRINVDRVEFVEETLTEEFDAEPTYVDNPELEAGVEEVQTPGQKGERTKTERIKKVNGREESREVIEEEEIRPAVAAVISRGTKESPAAPSVAGGSVWDSLAQCEATGNWSINTGNGYSGGLQFSPSTWLAYGGGDYAPEAWMASREQQIDVATRVQAAQGWGAWPACTAKLGIR, from the coding sequence ATGTCTACCTCTAACCAGATCAAGCGAATCAACAACACTCGCTCTATGCCCCTGCGCCTGGCCACCGGTGGGGTCTTGGGCACGCTGGCCGTTGGGGGAGTAGTGGCCGCAGGTACTCACAAGGACATCACGCTGGATCTCAATGGAGAAAAGACCCAGCTGTCCTCCTTCAGCGGGTCCGTAGGGGACGTGCTGGCGGCCGCCGGCGTAGATATCAACCCCGATGACCTGGTTTACCCGGCACCGTCGGAGGATGTCGCTGACGGCGAAACCGTGACCGTACGCACCGCCAAGCCCGTCGCCGTGGTCATCGATGGCGTTGAAACCCAGCTGTCTTCTACCGCTCTCACGGTGCAGGACTTGGTGGGTTCCCTGGGGGATGTAGCCCCGGGTGCTTCCGTTACTGATGCGGAAGGCAATGAGGTTGACTCGGAACGGGTGACGGAGGGCATGGAGCTGCAAATCACCTCTCCGAAGATTATTTCCGTAGTCGACGGCGGCAAAGCGACCTTCACTAAAATCGCGGCACAGACCGTAGGGGACGTTCTTGAGGCGCGCGGCGTGGAACTGGGTGCGCATGACGTGGTTACCCCGGCAGTGGAGACTCCCACGGCTGAGGGAATGAGGATCAACGTCGACCGCGTTGAGTTCGTGGAGGAAACCCTCACCGAGGAATTCGACGCGGAGCCAACCTACGTTGATAACCCGGAGCTCGAGGCGGGTGTTGAAGAGGTTCAGACCCCAGGGCAAAAGGGAGAGCGCACCAAGACTGAGCGCATTAAGAAGGTCAATGGCCGGGAAGAATCCCGCGAGGTAATCGAGGAAGAGGAGATCCGCCCAGCGGTAGCCGCCGTGATTTCCCGCGGAACCAAGGAATCGCCCGCCGCGCCGTCAGTTGCCGGCGGTTCCGTCTGGGACTCCCTCGCGCAGTGTGAGGCCACGGGTAACTGGAGCATCAACACTGGCAACGGCTACTCCGGTGGCCTGCAGTTCTCCCCGTCCACCTGGCTCGCATACGGCGGCGGGGACTACGCCCCAGAGGCGTGGATGGCCTCCCGTGAGCAGCAGATTGACGTGGCTACCCGGGTGCAGGCGGCTCAGGGATGGGGCGCCTGGCCGGCGTGCACCGCGAAGCTTGGCATTCGATAA